Genomic window (Dolosigranulum savutiense):
TGAAAATAGCAGCCAATTATATGAGTGCAGCGAATTCAATTGAGTCCCTTAGTCTTACCGGAGAAGGTGAGCTGACATATTTCCCTCACTATGGATTAGATGTCTATGTCTTCTTACCACATGAAGAAGTATTACGCGATATTTCTAAGCAATTAAAAGAACATTTAGAATTGGGAGCTGATTATGTGCATCCACTAAATGAAGGGCGCGAGAGTTGGGAAGTTGATCATGAGAATATAGAAGTGCCTGAGGATGCGAATTTACCAAGTATTCCATATGGTCCAGAGTACGAAGAAGAGAGCGGTTATTATGAAGTACCTGAGCAATCTTCAGGCTACTATGACCCACCTGTTCAGAATAACACACAAAATTATTACCAACCTTCCGGAGGTCAGTCTGAAGCACAGTCAGAAGGATTATTAACACCTGAAGCATCAGGCCAGGACCAAGCAGGAGACCCACCGATAGAGTAATAGAATAAAATATAATAGAATAAAGGTCGAAAGAAGCGTGATGAATAGAGAGGGTGCAATTAATGGATAAATATCAACAACTGAGTGAGATGATTGCCCAAGTAGAACGCATTGTCTTTTTTGGTGGAGCAGGGGTGTCTACTGAGAGTGGTTTGCCAGATTATCGTTCAAAAGATGGTAAATATACGGCAATGAGACAATCAAATGATGATCCGAAAAAGATTATGCACATTGACTATCTTATGCAGCACCCAGAGAAATTTTTTGCGCATTATGTAGACGATACGAAAGCTGAACCAAACCGGGCGCATCATATCTTAGCAAAGTGGGAACGGACAGGGAAAACGGTCGACATTATTACGCAAAATGTGGATAGTCTTCATCAACAAGCAGGGTCAACGTCAGTCATCGAACTTCATGGCGATAATCGCAGTTGGTATTGTATGGATTGCGGACATACGGTGGCATATACAGAAGTACACCCGGAAGCGGAAGTTCCTTATTGTAAGCGATGTGGTGGGTTGATGCGGCCAAATGTGATTTATTTTGGTGAGATGCCAGATCGTCATGTGATTGAGCAAGCGCGTAATATTATTGCTCAAGGAGATTTGCTACTGATTG
Coding sequences:
- a CDS encoding NAD-dependent protein deacylase; the protein is MDKYQQLSEMIAQVERIVFFGGAGVSTESGLPDYRSKDGKYTAMRQSNDDPKKIMHIDYLMQHPEKFFAHYVDDTKAEPNRAHHILAKWERTGKTVDIITQNVDSLHQQAGSTSVIELHGDNRSWYCMDCGHTVAYTEVHPEAEVPYCKRCGGLMRPNVIYFGEMPDRHVIEQARNIIAQGDLLLIAGTSLTVSPARYLIRSFAGTSVVVINTEAIEVHVVPVDLCFQAPVGQVLEVVDTILAKM